The Acidimicrobiia bacterium genome includes a window with the following:
- a CDS encoding TIGR03620 family F420-dependent LLM class oxidoreductase, with product MDLKTPLPDLGRVGVFSWETVTRPAAEVRAGLRRVEELGYGAVWFPESRGREALTAASLALEATETIVVATGIASIWARDPMATAFGAYGLAEAHPGRFVLGLGVSHAPSVQRRGGDYTSPLLRMEAYLDSVEKVSNPLKDGPTPPVVLAALGPKMLALAAERTAGAHPYFAPVEHTAAARRVIEEAFLAPEQAVVLETDPDVARRIARDHTTGYLGLDNYRNNLLRLGWTEDQLADGGSDEAVDAIVAWGDASRIADRVEEHFAAGADHVSLLVLNERDGFPLDDLETLASEML from the coding sequence ATGGACCTCAAGACCCCGCTTCCCGATCTCGGACGCGTCGGGGTGTTCTCGTGGGAGACCGTCACCCGACCGGCGGCCGAGGTCAGAGCGGGTCTCCGTCGGGTCGAAGAACTTGGATACGGGGCGGTGTGGTTCCCCGAGAGCCGGGGTCGAGAGGCGCTCACTGCCGCCTCACTGGCACTTGAGGCAACCGAGACCATCGTCGTCGCCACGGGCATCGCGAGCATCTGGGCGCGTGACCCGATGGCGACCGCCTTCGGCGCGTACGGGCTAGCCGAGGCGCATCCGGGCCGTTTCGTCCTCGGCCTCGGCGTCAGCCATGCCCCCTCGGTTCAGCGACGCGGCGGCGACTACACCTCCCCGCTCCTACGCATGGAGGCGTACCTCGACTCGGTAGAAAAGGTGAGCAACCCGCTCAAGGACGGACCCACCCCGCCGGTGGTGCTCGCCGCCCTCGGCCCGAAGATGCTCGCTCTCGCCGCCGAGCGAACCGCAGGCGCCCACCCGTACTTCGCGCCCGTGGAGCACACCGCGGCGGCTCGCCGGGTCATCGAAGAGGCCTTTCTCGCCCCCGAGCAGGCGGTCGTGCTCGAGACCGATCCGGACGTCGCCAGACGCATCGCCCGAGATCACACCACGGGCTACCTCGGCCTGGACAACTACCGGAACAACCTGTTGCGACTGGGGTGGACCGAAGACCAGCTGGCCGATGGAGGCTCCGACGAGGCCGTGGACGCGATCGTGGCCTGGGGTGATGCTTCTCGCATCGCCGACCGTGTCGAGGAGCACTTCGCCGCCGGAGCCGACCACGTCTCGCTCCTCGTGCTCAACGAGAGAGACGGCTTCCCCCTGGACGATCTGGAGACCCTGGCGAGCGAGATGCTCTAG